One genomic window of Roseobacter ponti includes the following:
- the fliE gene encoding flagellar hook-basal body complex protein FliE: protein MDMKAVSAIQKFTDARASAAIQSYQAARPATEPEPEKVSSISETVGSVAMDFAKTLARTEETAKASMIGDADPHALVQALAQTELAVEAAVSVRNKVVEAYQEILRMPV, encoded by the coding sequence ATGGATATGAAAGCAGTTTCTGCAATTCAGAAGTTTACGGACGCCCGTGCCAGCGCGGCGATCCAGAGTTATCAGGCCGCACGTCCGGCCACAGAACCGGAACCAGAAAAAGTATCATCAATCTCTGAAACCGTGGGTTCGGTCGCCATGGATTTTGCGAAAACCCTGGCGCGGACCGAAGAGACGGCCAAGGCGTCAATGATCGGAGATGCTGACCCGCATGCGCTGGTACAGGCTCTGGCTCAGACCGAACTTGCTGTAGAAGCAGCGGTTTCTGTCAGAAACAAAGTCGTTGAAGCTTATCAGGAAATTCTGCGGATGCCTGTCTGA
- a CDS encoding flagellar hook capping FlgD N-terminal domain-containing protein yields the protein MDITQTQPTQTAAPTPAVAGSTAVISSDFETFLQMLTAQARYQDPLEPIDSSEYAAQLAQFSMVEQQVLSNDLLTALGDQLGAGNIAQMAGWIGMEARTTAAVAFEGSPLTVIPKADPGAEEAVLVVLNEAGDEAQRVQIATDGEALEWAGVSPGGEPLPPGNYRFMVESRTAGEVTATTAAETYARITEARREAGGTMLILQGGSAVTTADVAALREPSGTDGL from the coding sequence ATGGACATTACACAAACCCAGCCGACACAGACTGCGGCTCCAACGCCGGCAGTCGCGGGCAGCACTGCTGTCATCTCATCAGATTTTGAGACGTTTCTGCAGATGCTGACGGCCCAGGCCAGGTATCAGGATCCGCTTGAGCCGATTGATTCCTCAGAATATGCAGCCCAGCTGGCGCAGTTTTCAATGGTTGAACAACAGGTTCTCTCAAACGACCTGCTGACCGCACTCGGAGATCAGCTGGGTGCAGGAAACATTGCGCAGATGGCAGGATGGATCGGTATGGAGGCGCGGACAACCGCAGCCGTTGCCTTTGAAGGGTCGCCGCTGACCGTAATTCCGAAGGCTGATCCGGGTGCCGAAGAGGCTGTTCTCGTCGTGCTGAACGAAGCGGGCGACGAAGCGCAGCGCGTACAGATCGCTACGGATGGCGAAGCGCTGGAGTGGGCCGGAGTTTCCCCGGGCGGTGAGCCGCTGCCGCCCGGCAATTACCGTTTCATGGTCGAAAGCCGGACGGCGGGAGAAGTAACCGCCACAACAGCCGCCGAAACCTATGCCCGCATTACTGAGGCACGCCGGGAGGCAGGTGGTACAATGCTGATCCTTCAGGGTGGTTCCGCGGTGACAACAGCAGATGTTGCGGCCCTGAGAGAGCCTTCAGGTACAGATGGCCTCTGA
- a CDS encoding flagellin — protein MSSILTNNSAMVALQTLKSINMNLGKVQSEISTGKTVESAKDNAAVWAISKVMSSDVEGFKAISDSLALGQATVGVALNGAETITDLLTEIKGKIVNAQEENVDRAKIQTDIEALTSQIDSIVGAAQFNGLNLLNDDGKATEDQTSNILSSLDRAGDGTVTSGEIVIARSNLSAEKASLAGDAAQVAGGANGGAAIVAAAATTATNVTVVAQDGTATGTDVTGVGYNLVISAAAGTYDGLATTAADDILYVAQEGDTAEDIGAGLKAAFDVWVAEKGEFDADISLASNATGFAFTAGDYVGGTNTISFTVNVQTSATDGNERAGALQSLSAIDVSTENGAADALAKVESLIQTSIDTAAALGSGGRQIDTQSEFVGKLTDLLTSGIGALVDADMEAASAKLQALQTQQQLGVQALSIANQAPQTILSLFR, from the coding sequence ATGTCCAGTATTCTTACGAACAACAGTGCAATGGTTGCGCTGCAGACTCTGAAGTCGATCAACATGAACCTCGGCAAAGTTCAGAGCGAAATTTCTACCGGCAAAACCGTCGAAAGCGCAAAAGACAACGCGGCAGTCTGGGCCATCTCGAAAGTGATGTCCTCAGATGTTGAGGGTTTCAAAGCTATCTCTGACTCTCTGGCCCTTGGCCAGGCGACTGTTGGTGTGGCACTGAACGGTGCAGAAACAATCACTGACCTTCTGACTGAAATCAAAGGCAAAATCGTCAATGCTCAGGAAGAGAACGTTGACCGTGCCAAGATCCAGACAGACATCGAAGCGCTGACCAGCCAGATCGATTCCATCGTAGGTGCCGCTCAGTTCAACGGTCTCAACCTGCTCAACGATGACGGCAAGGCCACCGAAGATCAGACTTCCAATATTCTGTCTTCTCTTGATCGCGCCGGAGACGGAACAGTCACGTCGGGCGAAATCGTCATTGCAAGGTCAAACCTGAGCGCGGAAAAGGCGAGCCTTGCTGGTGATGCCGCGCAGGTTGCCGGTGGCGCTAACGGCGGTGCAGCTATTGTTGCTGCAGCGGCAACCACGGCGACAAACGTTACAGTCGTTGCACAGGACGGTACCGCAACTGGTACTGATGTAACCGGCGTAGGCTACAACCTTGTGATCTCCGCAGCAGCGGGCACATACGACGGTCTGGCGACAACGGCGGCAGATGATATCCTGTACGTTGCTCAGGAAGGTGACACAGCGGAAGATATCGGTGCGGGTCTTAAAGCTGCTTTCGACGTCTGGGTTGCTGAGAAGGGTGAGTTTGACGCTGATATCTCTCTGGCATCAAACGCGACCGGTTTTGCTTTCACTGCAGGGGATTACGTTGGCGGTACCAACACGATCTCCTTCACGGTCAATGTTCAGACCTCTGCAACGGATGGCAATGAGCGCGCCGGCGCACTTCAGTCTCTGAGCGCGATTGACGTTTCAACAGAGAACGGTGCAGCGGACGCTCTGGCAAAGGTGGAATCGCTGATCCAGACATCCATCGACACTGCCGCAGCTCTCGGTTCCGGTGGCCGTCAGATCGATACACAGAGCGAGTTCGTCGGTAAGCTGACTGACCTGCTGACGTCGGGTATCGGCGCTCTGGTTGATGCAGACATGGAGGCAGCCTCTGCGAAGCTTCAGGCTCTTCAGACGCAGCAGCAGCTCGGCGTTCAGGCACTGTCAATCGCCAACCAGGCGCCTCAGACGATCCTGTCGCTGTTCCGGTAA
- a CDS encoding FlgB family protein has product MFEKLDVFRMAHAMAVHAGHSQAVAAQNVANSDTPGFKARRVIPFSETYQDGPVPGGHAGQLSTRTRHLNGAAAGSMPEPVLDKSGPAAPNGNTVSLENEMLKSLDAKRQHDRALAIYKSSMTILRATLSRS; this is encoded by the coding sequence ATGTTTGAAAAACTTGATGTCTTCAGAATGGCGCACGCCATGGCAGTACATGCGGGACACAGCCAGGCGGTGGCCGCTCAGAACGTCGCAAACTCCGATACGCCCGGGTTTAAAGCGCGTCGCGTTATTCCGTTTTCTGAAACCTATCAGGACGGACCTGTCCCTGGCGGCCACGCCGGACAGCTTTCTACGCGCACGCGACATCTCAACGGCGCCGCCGCAGGCAGCATGCCCGAACCGGTTCTGGATAAATCAGGACCGGCCGCACCCAACGGCAACACAGTTTCTCTCGAAAACGAAATGCTGAAATCGCTGGATGCCAAACGCCAGCATGACCGTGCTCTGGCGATCTACAAATCATCGATGACGATTCTGCGCGCCACCCTGAGCCGTTCGTAA
- a CDS encoding flagellar hook-length control protein FliK — protein MPTPAAARADMRNTASAIAMQPVNPATVHANQVAARDNPDLVMPSVQDADTMLQWDPRAAGSSTAQQAILRAETPGMIGRQMAEALQRLPDRPVELALSPRELGKVRMTISAAEGSITVNVLAERPETLDLMRRNIDELAREFQALGFETISFAFSEGQQQTNEDHSDDAPRVTETDTAHHSDPAETADAPVRLVESTGLDLRL, from the coding sequence ATGCCGACACCAGCCGCAGCACGCGCCGATATGCGCAACACAGCCTCTGCCATCGCAATGCAACCAGTTAACCCCGCTACGGTGCATGCAAATCAGGTCGCTGCGAGAGATAATCCCGACCTTGTGATGCCTTCCGTTCAGGATGCTGACACTATGCTGCAATGGGATCCGCGTGCTGCAGGCTCATCAACTGCGCAGCAGGCAATTCTGCGCGCGGAAACACCCGGGATGATCGGGCGTCAGATGGCCGAAGCGCTGCAAAGGCTGCCGGATCGCCCAGTTGAACTTGCACTCAGCCCCCGTGAGCTGGGCAAGGTCCGGATGACCATCTCGGCTGCGGAAGGGTCCATTACGGTGAATGTTCTCGCCGAACGACCGGAAACTCTGGATCTGATGCGCCGAAACATTGATGAACTGGCAAGAGAGTTTCAGGCACTTGGTTTTGAGACGATCAGCTTTGCCTTTTCCGAGGGGCAACAACAGACAAATGAAGATCATAGCGATGACGCCCCCCGGGTGACGGAAACAGATACTGCACATCACTCAGATCCTGCAGAAACAGCAGATGCACCTGTCAGACTGGTGGAGAGCACCGGTCTTGACCTGCGGCTTTAG
- the flaF gene encoding flagellar biosynthesis regulator FlaF: protein MNAYAQAQQAYSPVNAPTRTSRSTEYEVIARISHRLKAAIENDDFNALANALHENNKLWTTLGVDVVQPENLLPDELKARIAYLADFTRSHTLKVLRKQESAIPLLEINAAILTGLRTEGKIT from the coding sequence GTGAACGCATATGCTCAGGCCCAGCAAGCTTACTCGCCGGTAAATGCTCCGACACGAACATCCCGCAGCACCGAATATGAGGTGATCGCGCGGATTTCACACAGGCTGAAAGCAGCCATTGAGAACGACGATTTCAACGCACTCGCAAATGCTCTTCATGAGAATAATAAGTTGTGGACCACGCTGGGTGTTGACGTCGTTCAGCCGGAAAACCTGTTGCCGGATGAACTGAAAGCACGCATCGCCTACCTGGCTGACTTTACCCGTTCGCATACCCTCAAAGTTCTGAGAAAGCAGGAAAGCGCCATTCCGCTTCTGGAAATCAATGCGGCTATCCTGACCGGTCTGAGAACCGAAGGAAAAATCACATGA
- a CDS encoding flagellar biosynthetic protein FliQ, whose amino-acid sequence MADEIIFFDTLRHGLWIAVLISLPILTAALITGVSIGLVQALTSIQEMTLTFVPKLAAIIIVFWLSMGFMTQTLVSFFKDMIVPLITGG is encoded by the coding sequence ATGGCTGACGAGATCATCTTTTTTGACACCCTTCGTCACGGGCTCTGGATTGCGGTTCTGATTTCGCTGCCAATCCTGACGGCGGCCCTGATTACCGGTGTCTCGATCGGTCTCGTCCAGGCACTGACGTCCATCCAGGAGATGACCCTGACTTTTGTCCCGAAGCTGGCAGCGATCATTATCGTTTTCTGGCTGTCCATGGGGTTTATGACGCAGACACTCGTCTCGTTTTTTAAAGACATGATCGTCCCGCTCATCACAGGAGGCTGA
- the flbT gene encoding flagellar biosynthesis repressor FlbT, whose amino-acid sequence MTGLVLKLSPKERVLINGVVIENGDRRSRLSIMTPDANILRLRDAIHPEDAKTPVRRACFAMQLVLSGDKSPDDAHLPLLRQIEELSQVFTDSDSRNVLAEATRGLVEKQHYRALKALRALIPREERLLAARTG is encoded by the coding sequence ATGACTGGTCTTGTGCTCAAACTCAGCCCGAAAGAACGCGTTCTTATAAACGGCGTGGTCATCGAAAACGGTGACAGACGCAGCAGGTTATCAATCATGACCCCCGACGCGAACATCCTGCGACTTCGGGATGCGATCCATCCGGAAGATGCAAAGACCCCGGTGCGACGTGCATGCTTTGCAATGCAACTGGTTCTTTCGGGCGATAAAAGTCCTGATGATGCGCATCTGCCTCTGTTGCGTCAGATAGAAGAACTGAGCCAGGTTTTCACAGATTCCGACAGCCGGAATGTGCTTGCTGAAGCAACAAGAGGACTGGTTGAAAAACAGCACTACAGGGCGCTGAAGGCACTGCGCGCCCTTATTCCACGAGAGGAACGGCTGCTTGCCGCGCGGACCGGCTGA
- a CDS encoding flagellar biosynthesis protein FlgN: protein MADDEFHRIFDALDDLLDEERTALLEGNLDHVARLLETKETLIDALADLDANEVKPLQELDKKVRRNQVLLDSALAGIRSVAERLTALRRVRRSLDTYDAKGVRQTIDMVSDKSVEKRA, encoded by the coding sequence ATGGCTGATGACGAATTTCACCGCATATTTGACGCGCTTGACGATCTGCTTGATGAAGAGAGAACAGCGCTTTTAGAAGGTAACCTTGATCATGTCGCCCGTCTTCTGGAGACCAAGGAAACGCTGATTGACGCACTGGCCGATCTGGACGCGAACGAGGTTAAGCCCCTGCAGGAACTAGACAAAAAAGTCAGGCGTAATCAGGTTCTTCTGGACAGCGCTCTGGCAGGTATTCGTTCGGTTGCGGAACGGCTCACCGCCCTGCGGCGAGTACGGCGTTCTCTCGACACCTACGATGCGAAAGGCGTCCGTCAGACCATCGATATGGTTTCAGACAAGTCTGTCGAGAAGCGCGCATGA
- a CDS encoding flagellar hook-basal body complex protein, with translation MENAGYTTLTRQSGLMREMRIVANNIANAATSGYRQEGMVFSEYVQSIQGGSSLSMGQGNARHTSLVQGALTQTGGTFDFAIEGDGFFLVETPRGERLTRSGAFSPNAEGDLVTFDGLRVLDPGGAPVFIPPGVADIAVSSDGTISSEGAPIGQLGVVRPLNPQGMIREAGVMFQAADGFEPAESARILQRFVENSNVDAISQITRMIEVQRAYELGASFLEAEDERVRQAMRAMSQ, from the coding sequence ATGGAAAACGCAGGCTATACAACTCTGACCCGCCAGTCCGGTCTCATGCGCGAGATGCGCATCGTTGCCAACAACATCGCCAACGCGGCTACCTCCGGCTACCGTCAGGAGGGCATGGTTTTTTCGGAATATGTGCAATCCATTCAGGGCGGCAGCAGCCTTTCCATGGGCCAGGGGAATGCACGACACACCTCTCTTGTTCAGGGAGCGCTGACCCAGACCGGAGGCACGTTCGACTTTGCCATTGAGGGCGACGGTTTTTTCCTTGTCGAAACGCCGCGGGGAGAGCGCCTTACCCGTTCGGGTGCTTTTTCGCCAAACGCCGAAGGCGACCTTGTGACCTTTGACGGGCTGCGCGTGCTTGATCCCGGCGGCGCGCCGGTTTTCATTCCGCCCGGTGTGGCTGATATCGCGGTTTCCTCTGATGGCACAATCTCGTCAGAGGGTGCGCCGATCGGCCAGCTCGGCGTGGTCCGCCCTTTGAACCCGCAGGGGATGATCCGTGAGGCCGGTGTGATGTTCCAGGCGGCAGACGGTTTTGAGCCCGCCGAGAGCGCCCGCATCCTGCAAAGATTTGTAGAAAATTCCAACGTGGATGCGATCAGCCAGATCACGCGGATGATTGAGGTCCAGCGGGCCTATGAACTCGGCGCGAGTTTCCTTGAGGCCGAAGATGAACGCGTGCGCCAGGCTATGCGTGCGATGTCACAGTAA
- a CDS encoding DUF1217 domain-containing protein gives MFQPIIPGSGLAGWSFLQRTYDTQIRTFSEAPQQSRVADYFAENITGVKTAKDLVSDRRLLEVALGAFGLQDDIENRFFIQKMLEEGSVNDDALANRFSDRRYSEFVESFGFGPGETTPVGTQAFTDKLISRYFANSFEVAAGQQDDSMRVALYAQRTLAELASPAAKPPERVAAELVSASVDEYVASITDETEYFESRISSVLTVEDLLSDERLLKFSLVAFGLGDDYEEIVNFEPTAQVPENETLKKIANVLSQGSIANIALANQLDNPAYAELSRAFGFGIAEDRQTTRSSFPDIVIDRYIQQNFSVPEDAGFTGSLVISDREFELEPFSLNDMSNDAKWFTILGEPPLRALFEKAFNLPSEFGQVDIEQQLYVFKERARAAFGDDNVNRFSDPVVIEDLIQKYLTRSQIDAFSVNTSPASIALTLLQS, from the coding sequence ATGTTTCAACCGATTATTCCGGGGTCCGGCCTTGCGGGCTGGAGCTTCCTCCAGCGTACCTATGATACCCAGATAAGGACTTTCTCAGAAGCACCTCAGCAGTCTCGTGTCGCTGATTACTTTGCCGAAAACATTACAGGTGTTAAAACAGCAAAGGATCTTGTTTCAGACCGCCGGCTTCTGGAAGTTGCTTTAGGTGCTTTTGGTCTGCAGGATGACATTGAGAACCGGTTCTTCATTCAGAAGATGCTGGAAGAGGGGTCGGTTAATGACGATGCCCTCGCTAACCGCTTTTCAGACCGGCGGTATTCTGAGTTCGTGGAATCATTCGGGTTCGGACCGGGAGAAACAACTCCGGTGGGTACTCAGGCATTTACCGACAAGCTCATCTCAAGATATTTTGCCAACAGCTTTGAGGTTGCTGCAGGTCAGCAGGACGACAGTATGCGTGTCGCGTTATATGCGCAGCGCACATTGGCGGAACTCGCCAGTCCTGCGGCAAAACCTCCTGAGCGTGTCGCGGCAGAACTGGTTTCCGCTTCTGTGGATGAGTATGTTGCCTCAATCACAGACGAGACTGAGTATTTTGAAAGCAGGATCTCTTCCGTTCTGACCGTTGAAGATCTCCTTTCCGATGAGCGCTTGTTAAAATTTTCTCTTGTGGCATTTGGTCTTGGCGACGATTACGAGGAGATCGTGAATTTTGAACCAACAGCGCAGGTCCCGGAAAACGAGACCCTTAAGAAAATTGCGAATGTGCTCTCGCAGGGCAGTATTGCCAATATTGCACTGGCGAATCAGCTGGATAATCCTGCTTATGCGGAGCTGTCCCGGGCATTTGGGTTTGGAATTGCCGAGGATCGCCAGACCACCCGCAGCAGTTTTCCGGATATTGTAATTGATCGTTACATTCAACAGAATTTCAGTGTGCCCGAGGACGCAGGCTTCACGGGCTCGCTGGTCATCAGCGACAGAGAATTTGAACTCGAACCGTTTTCTCTCAACGATATGTCTAACGATGCCAAGTGGTTCACGATACTGGGGGAACCGCCTCTTCGTGCGCTCTTTGAAAAGGCTTTCAACCTCCCTTCAGAATTCGGACAGGTTGATATTGAGCAGCAACTTTATGTTTTTAAGGAAAGAGCGAGAGCGGCATTCGGTGACGATAACGTCAACCGCTTTTCTGATCCTGTCGTGATTGAGGACCTGATACAAAAATACCTGACCAGATCGCAGATTGATGCGTTTTCCGTGAATACGTCCCCCGCGTCAATCGCACTGACACTTCTGCAAAGCTGA
- a CDS encoding rod-binding protein — translation MAPITPVAQPSTPTFSQDQRLRAAAEKLEAGFLAEMLKSAGLGKTSEHFGGGAGEDQFSSFLLQEQALEMVRAGGIGLSESIYQALKEKNDG, via the coding sequence ATGGCCCCGATCACTCCCGTGGCGCAGCCATCCACACCAACATTCTCGCAAGACCAGCGCCTGCGCGCTGCGGCCGAGAAACTTGAAGCCGGCTTTCTTGCAGAAATGCTTAAATCAGCGGGACTTGGCAAAACCAGTGAGCACTTCGGCGGTGGCGCGGGTGAAGACCAGTTTTCGTCATTCCTGTTGCAGGAACAGGCGCTCGAAATGGTCCGCGCCGGGGGCATCGGGCTCAGCGAATCAATCTATCAGGCACTGAAGGAGAAAAACGATGGCTGA
- a CDS encoding FliI/YscN family ATPase, protein MTKHIPFDGLTAQITELNPVRAIGRVVRVEAGLIHVSGLGGKARIGDLAIVYRHGEPLSGEVLQLDDGLLVLLPDQSPDGVALNDRTALLQARGIAPADSWIGRIIDPFGNPIDGKPLLRGALSRKLRNPPPDAASRRAMGARLHTGMAVLNTMLPVVQGQRVGLFAGSGVGKSSLLGHLAQNMSADVVVIALVGERGRELRHFIEEVLGPEGLRRSVVICATSDQSPLTRRRCAWAGMSVAEHFRDKGHSVLFLADSITRFAEAHREVAVAAGEAPVLRGFPPSTAQLIMSLCERAGPGRDTQGDITAVFSVLVAGSDMEEPVADILRGVLDGHIVLDREIAERGRYPAIDVLKSVSRSLPSAATADENELLGRARKMLSIYEQNAMMIRAGLYTSGSDPETDAAVQIWSELDSFLARVEKQDIRNSFTQLELIMRRARQTGTGIGRAATRQGT, encoded by the coding sequence ATGACAAAGCACATTCCTTTCGACGGGCTCACAGCTCAGATCACTGAACTGAACCCGGTGCGTGCCATCGGGCGGGTCGTGCGTGTCGAAGCGGGGCTGATCCACGTCTCGGGGCTTGGCGGCAAGGCGCGGATCGGCGATCTGGCTATCGTATACAGGCATGGAGAGCCCCTCTCCGGTGAAGTGTTGCAGCTTGATGATGGCCTGCTGGTCCTGCTGCCCGATCAAAGCCCTGACGGGGTCGCGCTCAATGATCGCACCGCGCTTTTGCAGGCCCGCGGTATCGCGCCTGCTGATTCCTGGATCGGAAGGATCATTGACCCGTTCGGCAATCCGATTGACGGGAAACCGCTGCTGCGCGGCGCGCTTTCCCGGAAACTGCGCAACCCGCCGCCGGACGCAGCGAGCCGGCGCGCCATGGGTGCACGTCTGCATACGGGCATGGCCGTTCTGAATACGATGCTGCCGGTGGTGCAGGGTCAGCGTGTTGGACTTTTTGCGGGTTCTGGCGTTGGTAAATCCAGTCTGCTGGGCCACCTCGCTCAGAATATGAGCGCCGATGTGGTTGTAATCGCGCTGGTCGGAGAGCGTGGTCGCGAGTTGCGGCACTTCATCGAGGAAGTTCTTGGCCCGGAGGGTCTCAGGCGTTCAGTTGTGATCTGCGCAACATCCGATCAGTCGCCGCTGACACGGCGGCGATGTGCGTGGGCAGGAATGTCAGTCGCAGAGCATTTTCGCGACAAAGGTCATTCTGTGCTGTTTCTCGCAGATTCAATCACGCGTTTTGCTGAAGCACACCGCGAAGTGGCCGTTGCAGCGGGTGAAGCGCCGGTACTTCGGGGATTTCCGCCTTCCACCGCACAGCTGATTATGTCGCTGTGTGAACGAGCCGGGCCGGGACGCGACACCCAGGGCGACATCACTGCTGTCTTCAGTGTTCTCGTCGCAGGTTCGGACATGGAGGAACCTGTGGCAGATATTCTGCGAGGTGTCCTTGATGGTCATATTGTGCTTGACCGGGAAATAGCAGAACGCGGCAGATATCCTGCAATTGATGTTCTGAAATCGGTATCAAGAAGTCTGCCGTCCGCTGCAACTGCCGATGAAAACGAATTGCTGGGACGCGCCCGGAAGATGCTGTCCATTTACGAACAGAATGCGATGATGATCCGCGCGGGTCTGTATACATCGGGCAGTGATCCGGAAACAGATGCAGCGGTGCAGATCTGGTCCGAACTGGACAGCTTCCTCGCCCGCGTCGAAAAACAGGACATCCGGAACAGCTTCACTCAGCTGGAACTTATTATGCGTCGTGCGCGGCAGACCGGAACCGGGATCGGCAGGGCAGCGACGCGGCAGGGAACCTGA
- the flgC gene encoding flagellar basal body rod protein FlgC has translation MSEFSKSLDVTTSGLRAQATRLRHLAENISNADTPGYRRKLISFETAFNGGRGVSEVETGPVRLDRSVAERVYDPSHPMADESGYYDGSNVDLMIELGDAREAQRSYEANLKVFEQTRKMSSSLMELLRK, from the coding sequence ATGAGCGAATTTTCCAAATCACTGGATGTCACGACCAGCGGACTGCGGGCACAGGCAACGCGCCTGCGCCATCTCGCGGAGAACATCTCCAACGCGGACACCCCCGGTTACCGGCGTAAACTTATCTCGTTTGAAACGGCCTTTAACGGCGGCAGAGGAGTTTCCGAAGTCGAAACAGGCCCGGTACGCCTTGATCGGAGTGTGGCCGAGCGCGTTTATGATCCGTCGCATCCGATGGCTGACGAAAGCGGATATTATGACGGATCCAATGTCGATCTGATGATTGAGCTCGGAGACGCCCGCGAAGCGCAGCGCAGCTATGAAGCCAATCTGAAAGTTTTTGAGCAAACCCGGAAAATGTCGAGCAGCCTTATGGAGTTGCTGCGGAAATAA